A stretch of the Dechloromonas sp. TW-R-39-2 genome encodes the following:
- a CDS encoding glycosyltransferase encodes MSTLVTPGLVSIVVASYNHAEYLVERMDSLVNQTYQRIEILVIDDRSPDNSVEILNRYTTHPKVKLLVRETNGGWVTVSNQGVETTTGEYVLFANCDDDCLPGMVEQLVLAMQANPTAGVAFCRSLMVDEKGIVTGDDFAIREPAFRQRCATDTLIEREEMRRFLLHSCVIPNLSAALIRRACFDRVGLLSHDYKACSDWDIFFRIADHFDFCYVAEPLNKFRQHTTTIRSATKGRVTYDEFFRLLLGQVCSKQLTTAERAKYRLHVMYLWAIDLLRPSTSGIINFAHHFGNVARQDPVALIFLPVALCKRVIELPVKALSKLF; translated from the coding sequence GTGAGCACGTTAGTAACCCCGGGTTTGGTCAGCATTGTTGTTGCCAGCTACAACCACGCCGAGTACCTCGTGGAGCGCATGGATAGTCTGGTGAATCAGACCTATCAGCGCATTGAGATTCTGGTCATTGATGATCGTTCCCCAGACAATAGCGTTGAAATTCTGAATCGCTACACGACCCATCCCAAGGTCAAGTTGTTGGTGCGCGAAACGAATGGTGGCTGGGTTACAGTCAGTAATCAAGGGGTGGAAACAACCACCGGCGAGTATGTGCTTTTCGCTAATTGCGATGATGACTGTTTGCCTGGCATGGTCGAACAACTGGTTCTGGCCATGCAGGCCAACCCAACGGCTGGCGTTGCTTTTTGTCGAAGTCTGATGGTTGATGAAAAAGGCATCGTGACCGGGGATGATTTTGCCATTCGTGAGCCGGCGTTCAGGCAGCGCTGTGCGACAGATACCTTGATCGAGCGTGAGGAAATGCGGCGCTTTCTGCTTCACTCATGCGTCATTCCAAACCTGAGTGCCGCGCTGATTCGCCGTGCATGTTTTGATCGTGTCGGTCTTTTATCTCACGATTACAAGGCTTGTTCCGATTGGGATATTTTTTTCCGGATCGCCGATCATTTTGATTTTTGTTACGTGGCTGAGCCGCTAAATAAATTCCGTCAGCATACGACTACAATCCGGAGCGCGACCAAGGGAAGGGTCACCTATGATGAATTCTTCCGTTTATTGCTTGGCCAGGTTTGCAGCAAGCAATTGACGACTGCAGAGCGGGCCAAGTATCGCTTGCACGTCATGTATTTGTGGGCGATCGATCTGCTTCGCCCATCAACGAGCGGCATCATCAATTTTGCGCATCATTTTGGCAATGTTGCCCGCCAGGACCCGGTTGCTTTGATTTTTTTGCCGGTGGCTTTGTGCAAGCGGGTAATTGAACTCCCCGTAAAAGCCCTTTCGAAGCTGTTCTGA
- a CDS encoding NAD(P)-dependent oxidoreductase — MTQTILITGGAGFIGSRLSLALLARGHKVRVLDTLAEQIHGADPELSPLFRAIQGKVEFVRGSVTCEDDLKRVLPGIDTVVHLAAETGTGQSMYAIRHYSDVNIGGTALLLDLIANEPFPVKKMIVASSRAVYGEGKYRCSVHGDVYPGNRQSDDMAKGEFGVRCPHCFQFAEMLPTDEATPVNPASVYGITKLNQEQMVLTVGRALGISALAFRYQNVYGPGQSLSNPYTGILSIFSTRIRHDKSINIFEDGLESRDFVFIDDVIDATVRGIELEQPVVDVFNVGSGVPTDVVTVARTLQVLLKHEVPTAVSGQFRVGDIRHNVADLTKIQHVLGFVPKVSVEEGLQRFVKWVLQEEIQQDRYEDSLAELREKGLFK, encoded by the coding sequence ATGACTCAAACTATCCTGATTACTGGCGGGGCTGGATTTATTGGTTCCAGACTTTCATTGGCGTTACTTGCACGAGGCCACAAGGTACGGGTACTAGATACACTTGCCGAGCAGATCCATGGTGCGGATCCGGAGTTGTCCCCGCTGTTCCGTGCCATTCAGGGAAAGGTGGAGTTTGTTCGGGGGAGTGTGACCTGTGAAGATGATCTCAAGCGCGTCCTCCCCGGGATTGATACGGTTGTCCACCTTGCCGCTGAAACAGGGACCGGACAGTCGATGTACGCAATTCGCCATTACTCTGACGTCAATATCGGTGGTACGGCACTGTTGCTTGACCTGATTGCCAACGAGCCATTCCCTGTGAAGAAAATGATTGTCGCCTCTTCACGAGCGGTTTACGGTGAAGGCAAGTATCGTTGTTCTGTGCATGGGGATGTGTATCCGGGGAACCGTCAGTCCGATGATATGGCAAAGGGGGAGTTTGGCGTTCGCTGCCCGCATTGCTTCCAGTTCGCAGAGATGCTTCCGACGGATGAAGCGACCCCGGTCAATCCCGCATCGGTGTACGGCATTACCAAGCTGAATCAGGAGCAGATGGTTTTGACCGTGGGGCGGGCTCTGGGTATTTCTGCTCTCGCTTTCCGGTATCAGAATGTTTACGGACCCGGGCAGTCATTGTCGAATCCTTATACAGGGATTCTTTCAATTTTCTCGACGCGGATCCGTCACGATAAGAGCATCAATATTTTTGAAGATGGACTCGAAAGTCGTGATTTCGTCTTTATTGACGATGTGATCGATGCCACGGTGCGCGGGATAGAACTGGAGCAGCCAGTTGTCGATGTTTTCAATGTTGGTTCGGGCGTGCCGACCGATGTTGTGACCGTTGCCAGGACCTTGCAAGTTCTTTTGAAGCACGAAGTGCCGACTGCAGTTTCCGGGCAGTTCCGGGTTGGTGATATTCGCCATAACGTGGCTGATCTGACAAAAATTCAGCACGTTTTAGGGTTCGTTCCAAAAGTCAGTGTTGAAGAAGGCTTGCAGCGCTTCGTGAAGTGGGTTCTGCAAGAGGAAATACAGCAGGATCGGTATGAGGATAGCCTGGCTGAACTGAGAGAGAAGGGCTTGTTCAAGTGA
- a CDS encoding DapH/DapD/GlmU-related protein: MSVSFLRRLRGRVNRVLFGFFQAPYLAACGKQALLRRPFRIDGAQFISLGSATVIQEGGWLYCCPEDEKSGRLVIGAGCVLGYNNHIASVKDVVIEDCVLTANNVYISDNVHSFDDVSTPIMHQKVRYKNRVLIREGSWIGENACIIGASVGRNCVIGANAVVTSDIPDYSVAVGAPAVVIKQYDHTTQQWRKVANASSCQQKNVTE; the protein is encoded by the coding sequence ATGAGTGTAAGTTTCTTGCGTCGTTTGCGTGGGAGAGTCAATCGGGTATTGTTCGGCTTTTTTCAGGCTCCCTACTTGGCAGCTTGTGGTAAGCAAGCCTTGTTGCGTCGTCCGTTTCGCATTGATGGCGCTCAATTTATCAGTTTAGGTAGTGCGACGGTTATTCAGGAGGGGGGGTGGCTTTACTGTTGCCCTGAGGATGAAAAGAGTGGGCGTCTTGTAATTGGCGCGGGTTGTGTTTTGGGTTACAACAATCATATTGCATCCGTGAAGGATGTTGTCATAGAGGATTGTGTGTTGACTGCGAATAATGTCTACATCTCAGACAATGTTCATTCATTCGATGATGTTTCGACCCCGATCATGCATCAGAAAGTGCGCTATAAAAATAGAGTTCTGATTCGAGAGGGGAGTTGGATCGGAGAGAATGCCTGCATCATCGGTGCTAGTGTCGGCCGCAACTGTGTGATCGGTGCGAATGCTGTGGTAACTTCCGACATCCCAGATTATTCCGTCGCGGTAGGTGCTCCTGCCGTGGTTATCAAGCAATACGATCACACAACGCAGCAATGGCGCAAAGTAGCCAATGCTTCGTCTTGTCAGCAAAAAAACGTAACTGAATGA
- a CDS encoding CatB-related O-acetyltransferase: MINSFLTAIRARIYQFRQRRRYPSSVIHYGAIVDPASSLGRYSVLFKGAKLMHASLGAFSYVQENSLLSCADVGPFCSIAANVTVGLVNHPTAMVSTSPMFYDNTQPLPYSFVPDVLWESSLGRTVIGADVWIGEGAKIIAGVSVGEGAVIGAGAIVTKDVPPYAIAVGVPSKVIRQRFDATVCQRLSASRWWEFEVEQLAELAPLFSDPTLFLKAIEDGK; the protein is encoded by the coding sequence GTGATTAACTCTTTTTTAACGGCTATCAGAGCCCGAATTTATCAGTTTAGGCAGCGCCGCCGCTATCCAAGTAGCGTAATTCATTATGGTGCAATCGTTGATCCAGCATCTTCATTGGGGCGTTACTCCGTGCTTTTTAAGGGAGCTAAGCTAATGCATGCTTCTCTGGGAGCTTTTAGTTATGTTCAAGAAAACTCTTTGCTTTCCTGTGCTGATGTTGGACCATTTTGTTCTATCGCCGCTAATGTCACTGTTGGGCTAGTCAACCATCCGACTGCCATGGTCAGCACAAGTCCCATGTTTTATGACAATACCCAGCCGTTGCCCTATTCGTTTGTACCTGATGTGTTGTGGGAGTCCAGTCTTGGCAGAACTGTGATTGGAGCTGATGTTTGGATCGGCGAAGGAGCAAAGATCATCGCAGGTGTTAGCGTGGGTGAGGGCGCGGTCATTGGTGCGGGGGCCATCGTTACAAAGGACGTGCCACCATATGCTATCGCAGTCGGGGTGCCTTCCAAGGTCATTAGGCAGCGTTTCGACGCTACGGTATGTCAGCGGCTTAGCGCTTCACGCTGGTGGGAATTTGAGGTGGAGCAATTAGCTGAACTGGCACCACTATTCTCTGATCCCACGTTATTCCTCAAAGCGATTGAGGACGGCAAATGA
- a CDS encoding lipopolysaccharide biosynthesis protein, giving the protein MSVPELKVPPSSVRRRFLFSVAANLARAAISLLAGLLVARGLGPADYGNLAYLLGSFWALRALLDLGSSSAFYTFIAQRHRGRSYYIVYFAWLAFQFVLSAALVVVLIPDWVVDGFWLGQSREIIILALLATFLQNQVWQTVVQAHEAVRKTIRIQSGSLAVIAAHLVVVSLMMLEGWLTVRIVLWAIIIEYLLATVWLSATLRQAHCNLVSDGESCSLRKAFLDYLAYCRPMIVMAVFSFCYEMLDRWLLQRFGGASQQGFYQIASQLSTISLLATTSIMNILWKEIAEANAQGKTERVIELHRKATRLLISLSAFVSCFLGPWAEELVRMLLGSAYQSAWMALLAMLFYPIHQAMGQINATLFMATGQTGIYMRLGVVGLLVGMPISYVLVAPVYGSVVPGVELGALGLALKTVGLNVLFTNVQSWFIARHYGVAFQWRYQVAIIMLLGGLGYVAHWLVRWGGGELTNISLLVSLVFAGCVYTLACLLVLIKWPGFFGMNQAHISIFIAKTLGLFNRNNTPGNK; this is encoded by the coding sequence TTGAGCGTTCCTGAGCTAAAAGTGCCTCCTTCATCTGTCAGGAGACGTTTTCTTTTTTCCGTTGCAGCTAATCTGGCTCGAGCTGCAATTAGCTTGCTGGCAGGGTTGCTTGTTGCCCGTGGGCTAGGTCCTGCAGACTATGGGAATCTAGCCTACCTTCTTGGGAGCTTTTGGGCACTTCGGGCCTTATTGGATCTTGGGTCGTCCAGCGCTTTCTACACCTTTATTGCCCAACGGCACCGTGGCCGTAGTTACTACATAGTCTATTTTGCTTGGTTGGCATTTCAGTTCGTCCTGTCAGCAGCCTTGGTCGTAGTGCTTATCCCTGACTGGGTTGTTGATGGCTTCTGGCTTGGGCAGTCTCGCGAAATAATCATTTTGGCTCTATTGGCCACTTTTTTGCAGAATCAGGTATGGCAGACTGTTGTCCAGGCGCACGAAGCAGTACGCAAGACAATTCGTATTCAGAGCGGTAGCTTAGCAGTCATTGCCGCCCACCTAGTGGTTGTTTCCTTGATGATGTTAGAGGGATGGCTGACGGTGCGTATTGTACTCTGGGCAATTATTATCGAATATCTGCTTGCTACAGTCTGGCTTTCAGCGACCCTTCGCCAAGCACACTGCAACCTGGTTTCTGATGGTGAAAGCTGTTCGCTACGAAAAGCATTTCTCGACTATCTGGCCTATTGCCGTCCGATGATTGTAATGGCTGTTTTCTCGTTTTGTTACGAAATGTTGGACCGCTGGTTGCTCCAGCGTTTCGGTGGGGCCAGCCAGCAAGGTTTTTATCAAATTGCTTCGCAGCTTTCGACCATTAGTCTGTTAGCTACGACGTCGATTATGAATATTCTCTGGAAAGAGATTGCCGAGGCCAATGCGCAGGGTAAAACAGAGCGTGTGATAGAGCTACATCGAAAGGCGACGCGGCTTTTGATATCTCTGTCCGCATTCGTATCGTGTTTTTTGGGGCCGTGGGCGGAGGAGCTTGTGCGCATGTTATTGGGTAGCGCCTACCAGTCAGCTTGGATGGCACTGCTTGCCATGCTTTTTTACCCGATACACCAAGCGATGGGGCAAATCAACGCAACCTTGTTCATGGCGACCGGGCAGACCGGTATCTATATGAGGCTTGGTGTTGTTGGATTGTTGGTTGGCATGCCTATTTCATACGTTCTTGTTGCCCCCGTGTATGGATCAGTGGTGCCGGGAGTGGAGTTGGGAGCGCTGGGTTTAGCGTTAAAGACCGTGGGACTGAACGTACTGTTTACGAATGTTCAATCTTGGTTTATTGCGCGTCATTATGGTGTCGCTTTCCAGTGGCGTTACCAAGTGGCGATAATTATGTTGCTAGGTGGTTTGGGGTACGTGGCTCATTGGCTTGTGCGATGGGGAGGTGGTGAATTAACAAATATCTCTCTTTTGGTTAGTCTGGTTTTTGCGGGGTGTGTGTACACGCTTGCATGCTTGCTGGTTTTGATAAAGTGGCCTGGTTTTTTTGGGATGAATCAAGCTCACATTTCTATATTTATAGCGAAAACATTAGGGCTATTTAATCGAAATAATACACCCGGCAATAAGTAG
- a CDS encoding oxidoreductase, with translation MKSLDNALVVVAGGAGLLGRSFVRAIAENGGRVVVADIDIQAAEKLVAELDREFPARVYAASLDITQKASIGSLIDDLQCRYGTIDALVNNSYPRNKNYGRKIENVTYDDFCENVNLHLGGYFLVAQQFCMVFKAQGHGNVINMSSIYGSIAPRFEVYEGTPMTMPVEYAAIKSAVVHLTRYFAQYFKGAGIRVNCLSPGGIRANQHGDFLAAYNAHCASKGMLDPGDIVGALLFLLSDESRYITGQNLLVDDGFSL, from the coding sequence ATGAAATCACTGGATAATGCACTTGTTGTCGTAGCGGGTGGGGCTGGCCTGCTCGGACGAAGTTTTGTTCGTGCCATCGCTGAAAACGGGGGGCGAGTTGTTGTTGCCGACATCGACATTCAAGCCGCAGAAAAGCTCGTGGCTGAACTGGATCGTGAATTTCCGGCACGAGTTTACGCAGCCAGCCTTGATATAACTCAAAAGGCGTCCATTGGCTCACTGATTGATGACCTGCAGTGTAGATATGGAACGATAGATGCTTTAGTCAATAATTCTTATCCGAGAAACAAAAATTATGGACGCAAGATTGAAAATGTTACCTACGACGATTTTTGCGAGAATGTGAACCTGCATCTTGGTGGCTATTTTTTGGTTGCCCAGCAGTTCTGCATGGTATTTAAGGCGCAGGGGCATGGGAATGTAATCAACATGTCTTCCATCTACGGTTCAATAGCACCTCGTTTCGAGGTGTATGAAGGTACTCCGATGACGATGCCGGTCGAATATGCGGCTATCAAATCGGCAGTTGTACATTTGACTCGCTATTTTGCCCAGTATTTTAAGGGGGCTGGAATCCGAGTGAACTGTTTGAGTCCTGGTGGAATTCGTGCCAATCAGCACGGTGATTTTTTGGCTGCCTACAATGCTCATTGCGCTTCCAAGGGTATGCTTGATCCTGGGGATATTGTCGGTGCGCTGCTCTTCCTGTTATCCGACGAATCGCGGTACATAACGGGACAGAATCTTCTGGTTGACGACGGTTTCTCCCTTTGA
- a CDS encoding DapH/DapD/GlmU-related protein, which yields MKLAELVIRYRFWCDADRIGPDMLGTHWRLYFKSTMRALCCQKFMAFGDGAEFRPGAYAEACSKIMIGRNVVIRPGSFLFADPTEGGGGIVIEDDVLIGPGVHFYTNNHEFSDVTTPIIHQGYPKPSSEDSINVKRGAWIGAGSILLPGVTVGENAVVGAGSIVTRDVPAFSVAVGNPARVLKQIKNS from the coding sequence ATGAAGCTTGCAGAGTTGGTAATACGATACAGGTTTTGGTGCGATGCAGACCGTATTGGGCCTGATATGCTGGGAACGCACTGGCGCCTGTATTTCAAAAGTACAATGCGGGCCCTGTGTTGCCAGAAATTCATGGCCTTTGGTGATGGCGCAGAATTCAGGCCGGGCGCTTACGCTGAGGCTTGTTCGAAAATCATGATCGGGCGTAATGTTGTTATCAGACCGGGATCCTTCCTTTTCGCGGATCCGACCGAGGGCGGTGGTGGCATTGTTATCGAAGACGATGTGTTGATTGGTCCCGGAGTTCATTTTTACACCAACAATCATGAGTTTTCCGATGTGACGACACCGATAATCCATCAAGGCTACCCAAAGCCGAGTAGCGAAGACTCTATTAACGTTAAACGGGGTGCCTGGATTGGAGCCGGAAGTATTCTCCTTCCAGGTGTTACTGTTGGTGAGAATGCAGTTGTCGGAGCTGGTTCGATCGTGACACGCGATGTTCCGGCGTTTTCCGTGGCAGTAGGGAATCCAGCCCGGGTTCTGAAGCAGATAAAGAATAGCTAA
- a CDS encoding cytidylyltransferase domain-containing protein, with protein MKATAFIFARGGSKGLPGKNIRPLAGKPLIAWSIEHALSVGRIDRVIVSTDSEDIAALAKAHGACVPFIRPAEFAADNSPEWLAWRHALRFLEVTEGALPEVMVSLPATAPLRQPIDIENCLDEYAKGDADVVITVTEAHRSPYFNMVKENADGCVGLVIPPISAITRRQDVPVVYDMATVAYVIRPEFVFSSDAIFKGRVRAVQVPKQRAIDIDTLYDFQMAECLLCLGND; from the coding sequence ATGAAGGCGACGGCGTTTATATTTGCGCGAGGTGGTTCGAAGGGGTTGCCTGGGAAGAATATTCGTCCTTTGGCTGGTAAACCATTGATTGCATGGTCGATTGAGCATGCGCTGTCGGTCGGTCGAATCGATCGCGTCATTGTTTCTACTGATTCGGAAGACATTGCGGCACTGGCGAAAGCCCATGGTGCTTGTGTGCCTTTCATCCGCCCAGCGGAGTTCGCAGCAGATAACTCCCCGGAATGGCTGGCTTGGCGCCATGCATTACGTTTTCTGGAAGTTACCGAAGGTGCATTGCCGGAAGTGATGGTCTCGTTGCCTGCGACGGCACCATTGAGACAACCGATAGACATCGAAAATTGTCTAGATGAGTACGCAAAAGGTGATGCCGATGTGGTAATTACCGTCACCGAGGCGCATCGCAGTCCTTATTTTAATATGGTTAAGGAGAATGCGGATGGGTGCGTCGGTTTGGTGATTCCACCCATATCAGCGATTACCAGGCGCCAAGATGTGCCTGTAGTTTATGACATGGCCACGGTGGCTTATGTGATCAGGCCTGAATTCGTCTTCTCGAGCGATGCTATTTTCAAGGGGCGGGTACGTGCTGTTCAAGTCCCGAAACAACGCGCTATCGACATTGATACACTTTACGATTTTCAGATGGCTGAGTGCCTCTTGTGTCTCGGCAATGATTGA
- a CDS encoding Gfo/Idh/MocA family protein: protein MIARVLIVGYGSIGSRHLRLARQLLPEADIRVLRHQVDHFVPEFSNGCFYSLESALCFAPQLAVVANPAPFHLNVALPLAEQGVHLLIEKPLSDSAADISLLIELCQRRQCVLMVGYNLRFLPSLVRFRDLVRSGELAGKIASVRCEIGQYLPTWRQGGDYRSGVSARKALGGGALLELSHEIDYLCWIFGRVDWVRAALLHQSGLEIDVEDSAHLLIGFEPINDGHQLVATLNMDFIRHDTTRICVAIGSEGSLRWNALTGCVDFFARGAANWETIYSYTQQRDESYLAEWQHFLRLIEDRESPLVSGEDGLMVMEVIDAARRAADSCGLELINSGEQ, encoded by the coding sequence GTGATCGCGCGGGTCCTCATTGTCGGTTACGGGAGTATTGGTAGCAGGCATCTCAGATTGGCAAGGCAATTGCTCCCCGAGGCCGATATTCGGGTATTGCGGCATCAAGTCGATCACTTCGTGCCCGAATTTTCAAACGGCTGTTTCTACTCTCTGGAGAGCGCTCTATGTTTTGCTCCTCAGCTTGCCGTGGTAGCCAATCCGGCACCATTTCACCTGAACGTAGCATTGCCTTTGGCGGAGCAGGGGGTGCATCTGCTGATAGAGAAACCGCTGTCTGATTCTGCCGCCGATATTTCTCTGCTGATTGAACTGTGCCAAAGGAGGCAGTGTGTTCTGATGGTCGGATACAACCTGCGTTTTCTCCCTTCACTGGTACGTTTTCGCGATCTCGTTCGTAGTGGCGAGCTGGCAGGGAAGATAGCTTCCGTTCGTTGCGAGATCGGCCAGTATCTGCCAACCTGGCGACAGGGGGGGGATTACAGGAGCGGTGTTTCGGCACGCAAGGCTTTGGGTGGTGGGGCGCTGCTCGAATTAAGCCATGAGATCGATTACCTGTGCTGGATCTTTGGACGGGTTGACTGGGTGAGGGCTGCTCTATTACACCAGAGTGGCTTGGAAATCGACGTCGAAGATTCCGCACATCTCCTTATTGGTTTTGAGCCAATCAACGACGGACATCAACTGGTTGCCACGCTGAACATGGACTTCATTCGACACGACACTACCCGCATCTGTGTTGCCATCGGTTCTGAAGGGAGTCTTCGCTGGAATGCGCTGACCGGCTGCGTGGATTTTTTTGCTAGGGGTGCGGCCAATTGGGAAACGATTTATTCGTATACTCAGCAGCGTGACGAAAGCTATCTCGCAGAGTGGCAACACTTTTTAAGGCTTATTGAGGATCGAGAGTCACCTCTGGTCAGCGGGGAGGATGGGTTGATGGTGATGGAAGTCATAGACGCGGCTCGCAGAGCAGCAGATTCATGTGGCCTTGAGTTGATTAATTCGGGTGAGCAATGA
- a CDS encoding HisA/HisF-related TIM barrel protein, translating into MLKKRLIFTLLYSRGHFMLSRNFRLQKVGDFNWLQRNYDFSHIAYSIDELVVLNVDRDGACQKEFCDVLKLLAKGCFAPIAAGGAVRSIDDARALLRSGADKIVLNTPLYESPELVRALAAEFGQQCIVGSVDVKRSESKGYAVFSSCGALEIEADLSGWIDQISAESVGEIYLNSIDRDGTGQGYDFGILDSLSRKIGVPVIFAGGVGNTAHLAAGLADSRIDAVATANLFNFVGDGLKKARRTLVDSGVNLPLWNIELMERHFASLRKVAQ; encoded by the coding sequence ATGCTCAAGAAGCGTCTGATATTCACGCTGCTTTACTCTCGTGGCCATTTCATGCTGAGCCGAAATTTTCGACTGCAGAAGGTTGGCGATTTCAATTGGCTACAAAGAAATTACGATTTTTCGCATATTGCTTATTCGATCGATGAGCTGGTCGTTCTCAACGTCGATCGAGATGGCGCGTGCCAGAAAGAGTTCTGTGATGTTCTAAAATTGCTTGCAAAAGGTTGTTTCGCCCCCATCGCTGCTGGCGGTGCCGTCCGATCGATCGATGATGCTCGGGCGCTGCTTCGTTCGGGGGCAGACAAAATCGTGCTTAACACTCCACTTTACGAATCGCCAGAGTTGGTCAGGGCACTTGCCGCAGAGTTCGGCCAGCAGTGCATTGTTGGTTCTGTGGATGTAAAGCGCTCGGAAAGCAAGGGGTATGCGGTTTTTTCAAGCTGCGGAGCGCTTGAGATTGAGGCGGACTTGTCGGGATGGATCGATCAAATCTCAGCAGAGTCAGTCGGTGAAATTTACCTAAATTCAATTGATCGGGACGGTACTGGTCAGGGCTACGATTTCGGCATCCTGGATTCCCTTTCCCGGAAAATAGGCGTCCCTGTAATTTTTGCCGGTGGTGTAGGGAATACCGCACACCTAGCCGCTGGGCTTGCTGACTCGCGGATTGATGCAGTAGCTACGGCCAATCTGTTCAATTTTGTTGGGGATGGACTGAAAAAGGCACGGCGCACCTTGGTCGATAGTGGGGTGAATTTGCCACTTTGGAATATCGAGTTGATGGAGCGCCATTTTGCTTCACTTCGGAAAGTTGCTCAGTGA
- the hisH gene encoding imidazole glycerol phosphate synthase subunit HisH, whose translation MTNNSVTIVDYGMGNICSVVSAFNYLGCDALVVSDPDLVASADTLVLPGVGSFRKAMTSLREQELDLALEHAILNRGRKILGICLGMQLLGERGLEDGETHGLGLIPAVVERFSIDEVRGSKIPHVGFNSVNVPPGSRLMAGLPAEADFYFVHSYRMLPDGVPGLAANCVYGVEFLAAYEHANIFATQFHPEKSQSNGLLLLKNFIECA comes from the coding sequence ATGACAAACAATTCCGTCACGATTGTCGACTACGGCATGGGCAACATTTGCTCAGTGGTTAGCGCATTCAATTATCTGGGGTGCGATGCGCTAGTTGTGAGCGATCCAGACCTTGTTGCCAGTGCGGATACCCTTGTCCTGCCTGGTGTCGGCTCGTTCAGAAAAGCTATGACATCTTTGCGCGAGCAAGAGTTGGACCTCGCACTCGAGCATGCGATCCTGAATCGTGGTCGGAAAATTCTTGGCATTTGCTTGGGCATGCAATTGTTGGGAGAGAGAGGTTTAGAGGATGGTGAAACGCATGGTTTAGGTTTGATTCCTGCCGTTGTCGAACGTTTTTCTATCGATGAGGTCCGTGGTTCGAAGATTCCCCATGTTGGTTTCAACAGTGTCAATGTGCCTCCCGGAAGTCGCTTGATGGCAGGACTGCCTGCGGAGGCTGATTTTTATTTCGTGCACTCATATCGAATGTTGCCGGACGGTGTGCCGGGCTTGGCCGCTAATTGTGTCTACGGAGTTGAGTTTTTGGCAGCGTACGAGCACGCGAATATCTTCGCGACTCAGTTTCATCCCGAAAAGAGTCAGTCAAACGGGTTGTTGTTGCTGAAAAACTTTATTGAGTGTGCCTGA
- a CDS encoding N-acetyl sugar amidotransferase yields MSLAIPELRWCSNCLAMSTRPRITFDERGYCNACRWAETKTNLDWGARLNELQQLLNRHRSSNGRFDCLVPVSGGKDGSYVAYNLKHKYGMNPLAVTVTPALPLELGDKNLRAFVNSGYNHISVNPSYEAMRRLNKAGFVDIGFPYYGWLIAIHTAVIHVAMGFGIDLVFYGEDGEVEYGGSTETAKNPIYDVNYQKKIYLEGGYEKVLESCGLPESELQFFRFPASDALDRNPIDLTHWSYYENWDPYRNYLVAKEHCGLQEADSSNAGTFTNFAQNDQALYALHAYLMYLKFGFGRANQDASIEIRRGAMDRQQALNLVRLYDGYYPEEFIDLYLDYYQMSKAEFDAVLDRYANRALFEKIDGRWMPKFQVV; encoded by the coding sequence ATGTCCTTAGCTATCCCTGAATTGCGTTGGTGTTCCAACTGTCTCGCAATGTCTACTCGCCCAAGAATTACCTTTGATGAGCGTGGTTACTGCAATGCATGCCGTTGGGCCGAGACAAAAACAAATCTAGATTGGGGGGCTCGGCTTAACGAGTTGCAGCAGCTTTTGAATCGGCATCGCTCGAGTAACGGTCGATTCGACTGCTTGGTGCCGGTTAGCGGAGGGAAGGATGGTTCGTATGTGGCCTACAACCTGAAGCACAAATATGGCATGAACCCTCTCGCTGTAACTGTAACTCCAGCTCTACCTCTGGAACTTGGAGACAAGAACCTCCGTGCTTTTGTGAACAGCGGGTATAACCATATTTCCGTCAATCCATCATATGAGGCTATGCGCAGGCTTAATAAGGCTGGATTTGTCGATATTGGCTTTCCGTACTATGGATGGCTGATCGCCATTCATACAGCGGTAATACATGTGGCAATGGGCTTTGGAATTGATCTGGTTTTCTACGGAGAAGATGGTGAGGTCGAATATGGTGGATCGACTGAAACAGCCAAGAATCCGATTTACGACGTGAATTATCAGAAGAAGATCTACCTCGAAGGCGGGTATGAGAAAGTGCTTGAAAGCTGCGGACTTCCGGAGAGCGAATTGCAGTTTTTCAGATTTCCCGCTTCCGATGCGCTAGATCGGAACCCCATTGACCTGACCCATTGGTCCTACTACGAGAACTGGGACCCGTACCGGAATTATTTGGTGGCGAAGGAACACTGCGGCTTGCAGGAGGCAGACTCATCAAATGCAGGAACCTTCACCAATTTCGCGCAAAACGACCAAGCACTTTACGCTTTGCATGCTTATCTAATGTATTTGAAATTCGGTTTTGGTCGAGCCAACCAGGATGCAAGTATCGAAATTCGCCGTGGGGCAATGGACAGGCAGCAGGCTCTCAACTTGGTTCGTCTCTACGATGGCTATTATCCCGAGGAATTTATTGATCTATATCTGGACTATTACCAGATGAGCAAGGCAGAGTTTGATGCCGTACTTGATCGCTACGCGAATCGCGCTCTCTTTGAAAAAATAGATGGTCGCTGGATGCCAAAATTTCAGGTCGTTTGA